The genomic interval GGTGAAAATGCCCGTGCGTAAGTAAATAGGTACAAATACCCAAGCCAACAACAAGAGCATGAATGAGGCCAGTAATTCAAACTGTGCCACGGGAAAATCACCTGCAGCACCGGCGCCCGCCAGTCCGACTAAGTGTTCCGATCCAATATTAGAGGCAAAAAGCGAAGCGCCAATGATGAACCAAGACAGGTCTCGACCCCCTAAAAAGTATGCGCTACTGTCAGAGTCCAAACCCTTCTTGCGATCCTTCAGATACAAGAAGATGAATATCCCGAAGATCAACAGGAAATAAGCGGCTAGAACCGAATAGTCGTATGCATTGAATTCGCCGCCCATAGAATAGAATTACAGCTCGAAGGAAAAGCCCTTGGAGATTAGCTCGTCGTAACGCTCTTGGTCAAATCGATAGAGTTTACCCGGACGGTGAGACACGTTCTGCTCCCGCTCTCCGGTTTCTATTAAAAGCCCCATGGATAAGATCTTCTTGCGGAAATTGGCTTTATCAAAGGTCTTATCCAATAGGGCCTCATAAAGGCGTTGCAGCGCCCCCAGCGGAAAAGTAGCTGGCAATAATTCAAACCCTACGGGTTGATGACGGACCGTCGCACGTAGTGTCTCCAAAGTTTTAACGATGATCTCTCCGTGATCGAATGCAAGTTCTGGTAAATCCGAAACGGCGTGCCAATGAGCGTTCTTGGCCCATGAAGAACTTTGAGGGTTATAGTGACCTATATTAACTAACGCGTAATATGCAACCGTGATGACGCGACCGAGCGGATGACGCCCCACACTGCCGAAGGTGTGTGCCTGCTCCATGTATAAATTGTTGATTCCGGTTAGATCATTGAGGACTCGAGAAGCCCCATCAGTCAAATCTTCCTTTGGATAGACTAGGTCACCCGGTAGTGCCCAGGCATCCTTAAAAGGCTCGGCATCCCGTTGCACCAATAGAACCTTCAGGTCATCCTCGTCAAATCCAAAAACGGTACAGTCCACAGAAAATGCCGCCTTGAAGAAATCTTCTAAAGCAATGGGATAAATATCGTATTCGGCTCTAATGCTCTCGTGGGCCTGAGGGTCCATACACTAAATATTAATTGTACTTTATACGCTTATCAGCGCTATTTCCGTAAGTTTTATGAACTGAGGATTAAAAAAATGTTGTCGAAATGTAGGAACTTTTGGTGAATAATACCATAAG from Cryomorphaceae bacterium carries:
- a CDS encoding NUDIX hydrolase; this translates as MDPQAHESIRAEYDIYPIALEDFFKAAFSVDCTVFGFDEDDLKVLLVQRDAEPFKDAWALPGDLVYPKEDLTDGASRVLNDLTGINNLYMEQAHTFGSVGRHPLGRVITVAYYALVNIGHYNPQSSSWAKNAHWHAVSDLPELAFDHGEIIVKTLETLRATVRHQPVGFELLPATFPLGALQRLYEALLDKTFDKANFRKKILSMGLLIETGEREQNVSHRPGKLYRFDQERYDELISKGFSFEL